In the genome of Pseudomonas bubulae, one region contains:
- the sctU gene encoding type III secretion system export apparatus subunit SctU translates to MSDSGEKKYDASQKKLQDQRKKGQVAQSQDIAKLLTLAVISEVALITAQNSLQRFGQLLMLPVSLVGQPFGHSLQAVFVEAGYLFFDFALLMTGVAVLMKLISSWLQFGFLFAPEVLIPDFNRLNPVNQARQMFSAQSLLTLLTGLIKALLICAVLYRVIGPSLGALVGLVNADLPGYIVALIALFRHLLHVCLGLLLVLAVVDLALQRYFFARRMRMTHVEVVKEYKGMEGDPHTKMLRRALAQELAHEEPVAPTPPLEEADMLLINPTHFAVALYYRPPQTPLPTVIAKGADARARRMIDRARAADVPVIQCVWLARTLYGIETGHCISRETLQAVALVYRTLRELDDDERREVIELAELEQR, encoded by the coding sequence ATGAGCGATTCGGGTGAGAAGAAATATGACGCCAGCCAGAAAAAACTGCAGGACCAGCGCAAAAAAGGCCAGGTTGCGCAAAGTCAGGACATCGCCAAACTGCTGACGCTGGCGGTTATCAGTGAGGTCGCCTTGATCACGGCTCAGAACAGCCTGCAGCGTTTTGGCCAATTGCTGATGCTGCCCGTTTCACTGGTCGGGCAACCCTTTGGTCATTCGCTGCAGGCCGTGTTCGTCGAGGCGGGTTACCTGTTTTTTGACTTCGCCTTACTGATGACCGGCGTTGCAGTCTTGATGAAATTAATCAGCAGCTGGCTGCAATTCGGCTTTCTGTTTGCCCCTGAAGTCCTGATCCCGGACTTCAACCGGCTCAACCCGGTCAATCAGGCCCGGCAGATGTTTTCGGCCCAGTCACTGTTGACCCTGCTCACCGGCCTGATCAAGGCACTGCTGATCTGTGCGGTGCTTTACCGCGTGATCGGGCCTTCCCTGGGGGCGTTGGTCGGGTTGGTCAACGCTGACTTGCCGGGCTATATCGTCGCGCTGATCGCCTTGTTCCGGCATTTGCTGCATGTGTGCCTTGGCCTGCTGCTGGTGCTAGCAGTGGTTGACCTGGCGTTGCAGCGGTATTTTTTTGCCCGGCGCATGCGCATGACCCATGTCGAAGTGGTCAAGGAGTACAAGGGCATGGAAGGTGACCCACATACCAAGATGCTGCGTCGGGCACTGGCCCAGGAGCTGGCCCATGAAGAGCCTGTGGCCCCGACTCCGCCGTTGGAAGAGGCCGACATGCTGCTGATCAACCCTACGCATTTTGCCGTGGCGCTGTACTACCGGCCGCCACAGACGCCTTTGCCGACCGTGATTGCCAAGGGGGCTGATGCCCGGGCACGGCGAATGATCGACAGGGCACGGGCAGCAGATGTTCCGGTGATTCAGTGTGTGTGGCTGGCTCGCACGCTGTATGGCATCGAGACCGGGCATTGCATCAGCCGCGAGACCCTGCAGGCGGTTGCGCTGGTCTACCGCACTCTGCGAGAACTGGATGATGACGAGCGCCGTGAAGTCATCGAGTTGGCGGAACTTGAGCAACGCTGA
- the sctT gene encoding type III secretion system export apparatus subunit SctT, whose product MAPQIAFLEYLPSLAIAMARLYPCFFLIPAFCFEHVRGMPRHVIVFALALIPAPGIYHALSGVNYTLLALGGLMLKEAMLGFLLGMLLSMPFWLFESVGALLDNQRGALIGGQLNPSLGADATPVGHLFKQLSIFLLMVTLGLGSLTRVIWDSYLIWPPTLWLPTIAADGFAVFLSLLGDTFTHLLLYAAPFIALLLLIEFAVALLSLYSPQLQVFVLSMPAKSLAGLGFLLLYLPQLEELIVGRMSLLGDLGHALGQLFKVGES is encoded by the coding sequence ATGGCCCCACAAATTGCGTTTCTCGAATACCTGCCCAGCCTCGCAATTGCGATGGCGCGCCTGTATCCCTGTTTTTTTCTGATCCCGGCATTCTGCTTCGAACATGTGCGCGGCATGCCCCGGCATGTCATCGTTTTTGCGCTGGCCCTGATACCTGCCCCGGGTATTTATCACGCCTTGTCGGGCGTGAATTACACCCTGCTGGCGCTCGGCGGTCTGATGCTCAAAGAGGCCATGCTGGGCTTTTTGCTGGGCATGCTGCTGTCCATGCCGTTCTGGCTGTTCGAGTCGGTAGGGGCTTTGCTCGATAACCAGCGTGGTGCCCTGATCGGCGGGCAGCTCAACCCTTCGCTAGGGGCGGATGCCACACCTGTCGGGCACCTGTTCAAGCAACTGAGCATTTTTTTGCTGATGGTCACCCTCGGGCTGGGCAGCTTGACCCGGGTGATCTGGGACAGCTACCTGATCTGGCCCCCCACGCTCTGGTTACCGACCATTGCTGCGGATGGTTTTGCCGTGTTTCTTTCTTTGCTCGGCGATACCTTCACGCATCTGCTGCTCTACGCCGCGCCCTTTATTGCGCTGTTGTTGTTGATCGAATTCGCTGTTGCCCTGTTGAGCCTCTACAGCCCGCAGTTGCAGGTATTTGTGCTGTCGATGCCGGCCAAAAGCCTGGCCGGGCTGGGCTTTCTGCTGCTCTACCTGCCACAACTGGAGGAGCTGATCGTGGGACGGATGAGTCTGCTGGGGGATCTTGGGCACGCACTGGGCCAGCTCTTCAAAGTAGGTGAGTCATGA
- the sctS gene encoding type III secretion system export apparatus subunit SctS — MEPILLFKQGMLLVVVLSAPPLIVAVAVGVLTSLVQALMQVQDQTLPFGIKLVAVGVTLALTGRWIGVELIQLINLTFDMVARSAL, encoded by the coding sequence ATGGAGCCGATTTTGCTGTTCAAGCAGGGCATGCTGCTGGTGGTGGTGCTGTCTGCGCCACCGCTGATCGTGGCTGTAGCGGTGGGTGTGCTGACCTCGCTGGTGCAGGCGCTGATGCAGGTACAGGACCAGACACTGCCCTTCGGCATCAAGCTGGTTGCAGTGGGCGTCACGTTGGCGCTGACGGGGCGCTGGATCGGGGTTGAACTGATTCAATTGATCAACCTCACCTTTGACATGGTCGCCCGCTCGGCGCTTTAG
- the sctR gene encoding type III secretion system export apparatus subunit SctR, whose product MTVQGIDPFLLALFLGGLSLMPMLLMVCTAFLKICIVLMITRNAIGVQQVPPSMALYGVALAATMFVMAPVGYETAQALKQTPLDMSSVQALQESGEEAVKPLRAFMARNTAPDVLTHLLDNTARLWPAQLAQEVKRDDLILLVPAFVLSQLQAGFEIGFLIYIPFIVIDLIVSNLLLALGMQMVSPMTLSLPLKLLLFVLVSGWTRLLDSLFLSYL is encoded by the coding sequence ATGACCGTTCAAGGGATCGATCCCTTTCTGCTGGCGCTGTTTCTCGGCGGCCTGTCACTGATGCCCATGCTGCTGATGGTGTGCACCGCCTTCCTGAAAATCTGCATTGTGTTGATGATTACCCGCAACGCCATTGGTGTGCAGCAGGTGCCGCCGAGCATGGCCCTTTATGGAGTTGCCCTGGCTGCAACAATGTTTGTCATGGCACCGGTGGGGTATGAAACCGCCCAGGCCCTCAAGCAGACGCCGCTGGATATGAGCAGTGTGCAAGCCTTGCAGGAGAGCGGGGAGGAGGCAGTAAAGCCCTTGCGGGCCTTTATGGCACGCAACACTGCTCCCGATGTGCTGACCCATCTGCTGGATAACACTGCGCGTCTATGGCCTGCGCAACTGGCGCAAGAGGTCAAGCGTGACGACCTTATCCTGCTGGTACCGGCATTTGTGCTGTCGCAGCTACAGGCAGGGTTTGAAATCGGTTTTCTGATTTACATCCCCTTTATCGTGATCGACCTGATCGTCTCGAACCTGTTGCTGGCGCTGGGCATGCAGATGGTCTCGCCCATGACCCTTTCATTGCCGCTCAAGCTGTTGCTGTTTGTGCTGGTTTCGGGTTGGACACGTCTGCTCGACAGTCTGTTCCTGTCCTATCTGTGA
- a CDS encoding FliM/FliN family flagellar motor switch protein has product MTVAPITLPQLDATTVQACWRLGRGLRYSFQVAGEPGELLLEPGRAPGGGACVSFESRCGVFTLSDAGPLLSLFGECPVVLAETGNDPQSWFWAHFEQRMSAQVRALFGYLRPLADRQVGAFECCLSVVLGPSRSVGRLMLAAHSLLALCEAGQWQAVKAPLPDCFAVPVPVVLGYLPLTVEQLRRVRPGDVLVPERLLFSGDGVGQLRIGRWRITSQIDDEGGRRCLTVCALEESAVEEVMFAGTDVERHKGNEPFETLQVELSVRCGALKLSLGELRQLAPGMVLSIEGYDTGMAGLYYGDRPIGHGQLVEVEGHLGLQLSRISFSQ; this is encoded by the coding sequence ATGACGGTAGCGCCGATCACCTTGCCACAGCTGGACGCAACCACGGTCCAGGCCTGTTGGCGGTTGGGTCGTGGCCTGCGCTATTCATTTCAGGTCGCAGGCGAGCCCGGTGAGCTTTTGCTGGAACCGGGGCGGGCGCCAGGGGGTGGTGCGTGTGTCTCGTTCGAGAGCCGCTGCGGGGTCTTTACGCTCAGTGATGCAGGGCCCTTGCTTAGCCTGTTTGGCGAGTGCCCGGTGGTGCTGGCCGAGACCGGCAACGATCCCCAGTCATGGTTTTGGGCGCACTTTGAGCAGCGCATGAGTGCGCAGGTAAGGGCGCTTTTTGGCTATCTGCGGCCCCTTGCCGACAGGCAGGTGGGCGCATTCGAGTGCTGCCTCAGTGTAGTGCTGGGCCCATCGCGAAGTGTCGGCCGATTGATGCTGGCGGCCCACAGCCTGTTGGCGCTTTGCGAGGCGGGACAATGGCAGGCAGTCAAGGCGCCGTTGCCCGATTGCTTTGCCGTGCCTGTGCCCGTGGTGCTTGGCTATCTGCCGTTGACGGTTGAGCAGTTGCGCAGGGTACGACCAGGCGACGTGCTGGTGCCGGAGCGCCTGTTGTTCAGCGGTGATGGCGTGGGGCAGTTGAGGATTGGGCGGTGGCGGATCACATCGCAAATTGATGATGAAGGCGGGCGTCGCTGCCTGACCGTGTGTGCTCTCGAGGAGTCGGCTGTGGAAGAGGTGATGTTTGCGGGTACGGACGTTGAACGGCATAAAGGCAATGAGCCGTTTGAAACCTTGCAGGTAGAGCTGAGCGTGCGCTGTGGCGCACTCAAGTTGAGCCTGGGTGAGCTGCGCCAGTTGGCCCCCGGCATGGTGTTGAGCATCGAGGGCTATGACACGGGCATGGCCGGGTTGTATTACGGCGACCGGCCGATCGGTCACGGGCAGTTGGTGGAGGTTGAGGGGCACCTTGGCCTGCAACTGTCGCGCATCAGTTTTTCGCAATGA
- a CDS encoding type III secretion system HrpP C-terminal domain-containing protein — protein MAESSGVNPVPLPLARYLPAAPARAADCKLFADSLAGADRGLAQVLSEALMPRAPGAGPWPVQFVLHLAHRGRVSVSARYEHHGWLIILKAQQSATRQWLSRQQQPCQRRLARALGQVVRIRLLQECQ, from the coding sequence ATGGCCGAGTCATCAGGAGTAAACCCGGTGCCGTTGCCATTGGCCCGGTATCTGCCTGCCGCCCCGGCGCGCGCAGCCGACTGCAAACTGTTTGCAGACAGCCTGGCAGGCGCGGATAGGGGCTTGGCACAGGTGTTGTCCGAGGCACTGATGCCCCGTGCACCGGGGGCAGGGCCATGGCCAGTGCAATTTGTGCTGCATCTGGCACATCGCGGGCGGGTCAGTGTCAGCGCCCGTTATGAACATCATGGCTGGCTGATCATTTTAAAGGCGCAGCAATCCGCCACCCGACAATGGCTCTCCCGTCAGCAGCAACCCTGTCAACGGCGTCTGGCCCGTGCCTTGGGGCAGGTCGTCAGGATCCGGTTACTGCAGGAGTGCCAGTGA
- a CDS encoding FliI/YscN family ATPase codes for MNGTIAERLERWRQRQFTHLAGFSPVTLSGRLLRINGMLLQCCLPQARIGELCRVQAGSNAWILAEVIGCDQQDATLSALASLEGICAGAAVERLGAVHQVRVGNDLLGQVLDGFGRPLAGGDGGGFAWRPCEEANAVVCEAPLATQRPRIGRTLPTGVRAIDGLLTLGEGQRVGLFAGAGCGKTTLLAEIARNVECDVIVFGLVGERGRELREFLDHELDEGLRGKAVLVCATSDRTSMERARAAFTATALAEGFRRKGRRVLLLIDSLTRFARAQREIGLAAGEPLGRGGLPPSVYSLLPRLVERAGLTREGSITAIYTVLIEQDSMGDPVADEVRSLLDGHIVLSRKLAERGHYPAIDVLGSLSRILSNVAAPEHMQNMAAFRRLLSAHQQIELLLRLGEYQAGNDALTDLAVESRQRVEAFLRQDLREPATFQETLEHLSELTAHVPF; via the coding sequence GTGAACGGCACGATTGCTGAGCGCCTTGAGCGCTGGCGGCAACGCCAGTTCACGCACCTGGCGGGTTTTTCACCGGTGACCCTGAGCGGTCGGCTCCTGCGGATCAATGGCATGCTGCTGCAATGCTGCCTGCCCCAGGCCCGCATTGGCGAGCTGTGCCGGGTTCAGGCAGGGAGCAACGCATGGATACTGGCAGAGGTCATCGGCTGCGATCAGCAAGACGCCACCCTCAGTGCTTTGGCGAGCCTCGAAGGAATATGCGCAGGGGCGGCCGTTGAACGCTTGGGGGCTGTGCATCAGGTTCGCGTCGGCAATGATCTGCTGGGGCAAGTGCTCGACGGGTTTGGCCGACCGCTTGCCGGGGGCGACGGGGGGGGCTTCGCCTGGCGGCCTTGTGAGGAGGCCAATGCTGTTGTATGCGAGGCGCCCCTGGCCACTCAGAGGCCGCGCATCGGTCGCACTTTGCCAACAGGGGTACGGGCCATTGACGGGTTGTTGACCCTGGGTGAGGGCCAGCGGGTCGGGCTGTTTGCCGGTGCCGGTTGTGGCAAGACCACCCTGCTGGCCGAAATCGCCCGCAACGTCGAGTGCGATGTGATCGTGTTTGGCCTGGTTGGCGAGCGCGGTCGCGAGCTGCGTGAGTTTCTTGACCATGAGCTGGATGAGGGGCTGCGGGGCAAAGCCGTGCTGGTGTGCGCAACCTCTGATCGCACAAGTATGGAGCGTGCGCGGGCAGCCTTTACCGCAACTGCTCTGGCCGAAGGTTTCCGACGCAAAGGCCGGCGGGTTTTATTGTTGATCGACTCATTGACGCGCTTTGCCCGCGCTCAGCGGGAAATCGGTCTGGCCGCTGGCGAACCCTTGGGCAGAGGCGGGTTGCCGCCCTCGGTTTACAGCCTGTTGCCACGTCTGGTAGAGCGCGCAGGCCTGACTCGCGAGGGGTCTATCACCGCGATCTATACCGTACTCATTGAGCAGGACTCCATGGGCGATCCGGTAGCCGATGAGGTTCGATCCTTGCTGGACGGGCACATTGTGTTGTCCCGCAAACTGGCAGAGCGCGGTCACTATCCGGCGATAGATGTGCTGGGCAGCCTGTCACGGATCCTGAGCAATGTGGCTGCGCCAGAACATATGCAAAACATGGCCGCGTTCAGGCGATTGCTGAGCGCGCATCAGCAGATCGAACTGCTGCTCAGGCTGGGTGAGTACCAGGCGGGCAACGATGCCCTGACCGACCTGGCCGTCGAGAGCCGCCAGCGTGTGGAGGCCTTTTTGCGTCAGGACTTGCGCGAGCCTGCAACGTTTCAGGAAACCCTGGAGCACTTGAGCGAGTTGACTGCCCATGTGCCCTTCTGA
- a CDS encoding FHA domain-containing protein has product MFDSQQPGLLFELRVLSGLHEGAALPLFGECWSIGAHQDADLELYDPGVEARHARLHCVDGRWTVQAQEGLLQDETGTARAQIADLAAGKAFAIGGIRLCIANTQSAWVDELAEVTRVQSETAAARSGMVPARRPGKWLALALSVSVLILAAQVCQPSNTAQALSPKPLAVSDRRQLATTYQVHQQLLKMLIERDLDNAIRLQMVDEQIILDGDVGKDSLALVSRMLDRFEAQFETPVAIINQVQEISTVLPFRIVQIIGGQKAHVVLADGRRLFFGDEAQGVRLTAIDNRRVLFEGAQRYEVSW; this is encoded by the coding sequence GTGTTCGATTCGCAGCAGCCTGGCCTGCTGTTCGAGTTGCGAGTGCTGAGCGGTTTGCATGAGGGGGCTGCACTGCCTTTGTTCGGTGAATGCTGGAGCATCGGTGCCCATCAAGATGCCGACCTGGAGTTGTACGACCCTGGCGTTGAAGCCAGGCATGCCCGGTTGCACTGTGTGGACGGGCGCTGGACAGTGCAGGCGCAGGAAGGTCTCTTGCAGGATGAAACCGGCACTGCCCGGGCACAGATTGCCGATCTGGCTGCGGGTAAGGCGTTCGCCATTGGCGGGATACGCTTGTGCATCGCCAATACGCAAAGTGCCTGGGTGGATGAGCTGGCAGAAGTAACCAGGGTGCAGAGCGAAACGGCCGCCGCGCGCTCGGGCATGGTGCCTGCGCGCCGCCCTGGCAAGTGGCTGGCGCTGGCCCTGAGCGTGTCGGTGCTGATATTGGCGGCACAAGTCTGTCAGCCTTCAAACACGGCACAGGCACTTTCTCCGAAGCCATTGGCTGTCAGTGACAGGCGTCAGCTTGCAACAACGTATCAGGTCCATCAGCAATTACTCAAGATGTTGATCGAGCGTGATCTGGACAACGCCATCCGGCTGCAGATGGTTGATGAGCAAATCATCCTGGACGGTGATGTCGGCAAAGACTCGCTGGCACTGGTCTCGCGGATGCTCGATCGCTTCGAGGCGCAGTTTGAAACGCCGGTTGCGATCATTAATCAGGTCCAGGAAATCAGCACGGTACTGCCCTTCAGGATCGTCCAGATAATCGGTGGCCAAAAGGCCCATGTTGTATTGGCCGACGGGCGTAGGCTGTTTTTTGGTGACGAAGCGCAGGGTGTGCGCCTGACTGCGATCGACAACCGCCGAGTACTGTTTGAAGGCGCGCAGCGCTATGAGGTGAGCTGGTGA
- the sctV gene encoding type III secretion system export apparatus subunit SctV, translating into MRLVKWLSKGPGNVASPGEVLGAVAVLGIVFIFIVPLPTWLVDVLIALNMCLASLLIVLALYLPNPLAFSTFPALLLLTTMFRLALSIATTRLILLEQDAGEIVEAFGNFVVGGNLAVGLVIFLIITIVNFLVITKGSERVAEVAARFSLDALPGKQMSIDSDLRGGLIDGAQARYKRDQLSRESQMFGAMDGAMKFVKGDAIAGLVIVLINILGGFSTGVVQHGMSAGEAITLYSVLTIGDGLIAQIPALLIALTAGMIITRVAPDDQSPGGHVGAQIGQQITREPKSWMIASAAMLAFAALPGMPAPVFGLIALCTFAPGFYWWSRSRKAEALEPAQAVQVAPEHNGDEDLRVFDPTRPYLLQFASAHQSLELTERLIHGIRQVRNSIVTRIGVTLPSFEIEYSDMLPEDEFRFCVHEVPTLKATFDERRAVARDSVTDAPQSALRGSEQRDERDWLWLNPGDPLLAREGVESFSAHALIVERMRQAMMISGPQFLGLQESKSILGWLEQSQPELVQELQRIMPLSRFSAVLQRLASEGVPLRAVRLIVEVLTEHGQHEREVSALADYARIALKSQIYHLYSQADGLHAWLLSAHSENLFREALRQTQSGVFFALDNEHSTQLVALLKEAFAPRKCDASVLLVAQDLRSPLRTLLFDEFNHVPVMSFAELTGSAKVKVLGRLDLQFDGVLREAVS; encoded by the coding sequence ATGAGGCTCGTCAAATGGCTCAGTAAAGGCCCTGGCAATGTGGCAAGCCCGGGCGAAGTGCTCGGGGCCGTGGCGGTGCTGGGCATTGTTTTTATCTTTATCGTGCCCTTGCCGACCTGGCTGGTGGATGTGCTGATCGCGCTCAATATGTGCCTGGCCAGCCTGTTGATCGTGCTGGCGCTTTATCTGCCCAACCCTTTGGCATTTTCCACATTTCCTGCACTTTTGCTGCTGACCACGATGTTTCGTCTGGCGTTGTCGATTGCCACGACCCGCCTGATCCTGCTGGAGCAGGATGCGGGCGAGATCGTCGAGGCCTTTGGCAACTTTGTGGTGGGGGGGAATCTGGCGGTGGGGCTGGTGATTTTTCTGATCATCACCATCGTCAATTTCCTGGTGATTACCAAGGGTTCGGAACGTGTCGCTGAAGTGGCGGCGCGCTTTAGCCTGGATGCGCTGCCGGGCAAGCAGATGTCCATCGACAGTGACCTGCGTGGCGGGTTGATCGATGGTGCACAGGCCCGATACAAGCGTGACCAGTTGTCCCGGGAAAGCCAGATGTTCGGTGCCATGGACGGCGCCATGAAGTTTGTCAAAGGAGACGCCATCGCAGGCCTGGTGATTGTGCTGATCAATATCCTCGGCGGGTTTTCCACGGGGGTAGTGCAACACGGGATGAGTGCTGGCGAGGCCATCACGCTGTATTCGGTATTGACCATCGGTGATGGTCTGATCGCGCAAATTCCGGCTCTGTTGATTGCCTTGACCGCGGGGATGATCATCACCCGTGTTGCCCCCGACGACCAATCGCCAGGCGGCCATGTCGGGGCACAAATCGGCCAGCAGATAACCCGTGAACCCAAGAGCTGGATGATCGCATCGGCGGCCATGCTGGCCTTCGCCGCCCTGCCGGGAATGCCCGCCCCGGTGTTTGGCTTGATTGCCCTGTGTACGTTTGCGCCGGGTTTTTACTGGTGGTCGCGAAGCCGCAAGGCTGAGGCGTTGGAGCCGGCGCAAGCAGTGCAGGTGGCCCCTGAACACAACGGCGACGAAGATCTGAGAGTGTTTGATCCGACACGCCCGTATCTGCTGCAGTTCGCCAGTGCCCATCAAAGCCTGGAGCTTACTGAGCGGCTGATTCACGGGATTCGTCAGGTGCGCAACAGTATCGTCACCCGTATCGGGGTGACACTTCCCAGTTTTGAAATCGAATACAGCGACATGCTGCCCGAGGATGAGTTTCGCTTTTGTGTTCACGAAGTGCCCACGCTCAAGGCGACTTTTGATGAACGACGGGCCGTGGCACGGGACAGTGTCACGGATGCTCCTCAGAGTGCTCTCAGAGGCAGCGAGCAAAGAGATGAACGGGACTGGCTATGGCTGAACCCCGGTGATCCGCTGCTGGCCCGGGAGGGCGTCGAGTCGTTCAGTGCCCATGCCTTGATTGTTGAGCGCATGCGTCAAGCCATGATGATCAGCGGGCCGCAATTTTTGGGGTTGCAGGAGAGCAAGTCGATTCTCGGCTGGCTTGAGCAAAGCCAGCCTGAGCTGGTTCAAGAGTTGCAGCGGATCATGCCGCTGTCCCGGTTCTCTGCCGTTCTGCAGCGCCTGGCCAGTGAAGGCGTACCCCTGCGGGCAGTACGCCTGATTGTCGAAGTGCTGACCGAACATGGCCAGCACGAGCGCGAAGTGTCAGCGCTGGCGGACTATGCGCGGATTGCCCTGAAGTCGCAGATCTATCATCTGTACAGTCAGGCTGACGGTCTGCATGCCTGGCTGTTGTCTGCCCATAGCGAAAACCTTTTTCGCGAGGCATTGCGCCAAACCCAATCGGGCGTGTTCTTTGCCCTGGACAATGAGCACAGTACGCAACTTGTGGCGCTGCTCAAGGAGGCTTTTGCACCGCGCAAGTGCGACGCAAGCGTATTGCTGGTGGCGCAGGATCTGCGCAGCCCGTTGCGCACGCTGTTGTTCGATGAATTCAACCATGTGCCGGTCATGTCTTTCGCCGAGTTGACCGGCTCGGCCAAGGTCAAGGTGCTCGGGCGTCTTGATCTGCAATTCGACGGTGTGCTGCGCGAGGCCGTGTCTTGA
- the sctW gene encoding type III secretion system gatekeeper subunit SctW, protein MPQSSAQSAAEEVGMLFSQKAESSSKALAQRALRTVDNRVQKVEGIQQLNELYEQLGHPAQLSLGLLTRHVRLALASDSGVEALLALTGDDPARTSVVLQYMVAQARAQGREGDIERVQKVQAQLHTRYDRQIQAGLNIALALAAAEGDAALRQAVRTLYYSSVVRKQSLPSIIQALLALFDEERVNDGLRVMARALADDIAAHRPSVPSLRLRTLLSGLQGCTQLSSLLHSCRWFIERLSSRERQAELSPVCLLQRLLGYAGTGIDSDEVQSLSRELGGENLSSQLVLLNQVYPLIQRLPLAVWSDPASRQDALQSFLSLMGEHTQSEGIVQLSAGLTRPIR, encoded by the coding sequence ATGCCCCAGTCTTCTGCGCAAAGTGCCGCTGAAGAGGTTGGCATGTTGTTCAGCCAGAAAGCCGAAAGCAGCAGCAAGGCATTGGCTCAGCGCGCGCTGCGCACGGTAGATAACCGGGTGCAGAAGGTTGAGGGTATCCAGCAGTTAAACGAGCTCTATGAGCAACTGGGGCATCCCGCTCAGCTCAGCCTGGGGCTGCTGACCCGGCACGTTCGTCTGGCACTGGCGTCAGACTCAGGGGTCGAAGCCTTGCTGGCGTTGACCGGCGACGACCCGGCCCGCACCAGTGTTGTCTTGCAGTACATGGTTGCTCAGGCCCGGGCACAAGGGCGTGAAGGTGATATCGAGCGGGTGCAGAAGGTTCAGGCACAGTTGCATACCCGCTATGACCGGCAAATTCAGGCGGGCCTGAATATTGCGCTGGCGCTGGCAGCAGCCGAAGGCGATGCCGCGCTGCGCCAGGCTGTTCGCACGCTGTATTACTCCAGTGTGGTGCGCAAACAATCACTGCCGAGCATTATCCAGGCCTTGCTGGCTTTATTCGATGAAGAGAGGGTCAACGACGGGTTGCGCGTGATGGCGCGCGCGCTGGCGGATGATATCGCCGCCCACCGGCCCTCGGTGCCGAGCCTCAGGTTGCGTACCTTGTTGAGCGGACTTCAAGGCTGCACCCAGTTGAGCAGCCTTTTGCACAGTTGCCGGTGGTTTATTGAGCGATTGTCATCCCGCGAACGGCAGGCCGAACTGTCGCCAGTCTGCCTGTTGCAACGTCTGCTGGGGTACGCGGGCACGGGCATCGATAGCGATGAGGTGCAAAGCCTGAGTCGTGAGTTGGGTGGCGAAAACCTTTCCAGTCAACTGGTCTTGCTCAATCAAGTTTATCCGTTGATTCAGCGTCTCCCGTTGGCCGTTTGGAGTGACCCTGCAAGCCGTCAGGACGCATTGCAGTCTTTTTTGAGCCTGATGGGTGAACACACTCAGAGCGAAGGTATCGTCCAGCTGTCGGCAGGGCTGACGAGACCGATTCGATGA
- a CDS encoding RNA polymerase sigma factor yields MDHLDKASPPAPDFLDLSTELQKKLKAFIHKRVLNPEDAEDIFQLTCLEAWRSKARFNGQATLSTWMCGIAQNLIRNHFRRLHARPVHCEFDETQCHEQDHSPDLYGQFETHRRLELTLIAFNRLPIEMRDTLYASVQSGSSYRDTASALEIPIGTVRSRISRAREQLKMATHC; encoded by the coding sequence ATGGATCACCTTGATAAGGCTTCCCCCCCTGCCCCTGACTTTCTGGATCTGTCGACTGAACTTCAAAAAAAACTTAAAGCGTTTATCCACAAGCGCGTACTGAACCCCGAAGATGCAGAGGATATTTTTCAGTTGACCTGCCTGGAGGCGTGGCGCAGCAAAGCACGCTTCAACGGCCAGGCAACGCTCAGCACATGGATGTGCGGCATTGCCCAGAACCTCATTCGCAATCATTTTCGTCGGTTGCACGCAAGGCCGGTGCATTGCGAGTTCGACGAGACGCAGTGCCATGAGCAGGACCACAGCCCCGACCTGTATGGTCAATTTGAGACTCACCGCAGGCTTGAGCTCACGCTGATTGCCTTCAACCGGCTGCCCATCGAAATGCGCGACACGTTGTATGCATCGGTGCAAAGCGGCAGCAGTTATCGCGACACCGCCAGCGCTCTGGAAATCCCTATAGGGACAGTTCGCTCACGCATCTCGCGAGCTCGCGAACAACTCAAGATGGCCACCCACTGCTAG